From Hypanus sabinus isolate sHypSab1 chromosome 23, sHypSab1.hap1, whole genome shotgun sequence, a single genomic window includes:
- the LOC132380291 gene encoding protein phosphatase 1 regulatory subunit 27-like, with protein sequence MKYYSTRARYAVAPASLKSTRAVRFPNDIVFQDHIRQGDLEQVGRFIRASKVKLDSIYPSGMAALHEAVLTGNLDCVKLLLRYGADIQQRDENGWTALHIACSDGHTEIAKYLLSQGARVDSVNDDGELPVDLIDPEDVELQLLFEPRGAV encoded by the exons ATGAAGTACTATTCGACCCGGGCCAGGTACGCGGTGGCTCCCGCCAGCCTGAAGTCCACCCGCGCCGTCCGCTTCCCGAACGATATAGTATTTCAGGATCACATTCGGCAGGGCGATCTGGAGCAGGTCGGGCGCTTCATCAGAGCGAGCAAGGTGAAGCTGGACTCCATCTACCCGTCTG GAATGGCAGCTCTTCACGAGGCGGTCCTCACGGGCAACCTGGACTGCGTGAAGCTGCTCCTCAGGTACGGAGCTGATATTCAACAGAGGGACGAGAATGGCTGGACGGCCCTCCACATAGCCTGCAGTGACGGACACACGGAGATCGCAAA GTACCTATTGTCCCAGGGAGCTCGAGTGGATTCAGTGAATGACGATGGGGAGCTACCCGTTGACCTGATCGACCCAGAAGACGTCGAGCTGCAGCTGCTTTTCGAGCCCCGAGGGGCTGTTTGA